The Pseudomonas asiatica genome has a segment encoding these proteins:
- a CDS encoding M16 family metallopeptidase: MSDRRAPRPTLLATGIRALALAAVLAAPAMADNAAKADSNAARPANTLQSLAELDGKAPSRRQLNIQHWNTAEGARVLFVEARELPMFDLRITFAAGSSQDGGTPGLAALTNAMLNEGVAGKDVTAIAEGFEGLGADFGNGSYRDMAVASLRSLSAKDKREPALKLFAEVAGKPTFPEDALKRIKNQMLAGFEYEKQNPGKVAGKALFAKLYGDHPYAHPSDGTAESISGITLAQLRAFHAKAYTGGNAVIALVGDLSRAEAEAIAAQVSAGLPKGPALAAPAQPGEAKAGLTHIDFPSKQTHLMLAELGIDRQDPDWPALSLGNQILGGGAFGTRLMSEVREKRGLTYGVYSVFSPMQVRGPFMINLQTRAELSEGTLKLVQDILADYLKAGPTQQELDDAKRELAGSFPLSNASNASIVGQLGAIGFYNLPLTWLEDFMQQSQALTVEQVRTAMNKHLSADKLVIVTAGPKVPQKPLPAPTDKPSEQPLGVPEH, from the coding sequence ATGAGTGATCGCCGCGCACCACGCCCAACCCTGCTGGCCACGGGCATCCGCGCCCTGGCGCTGGCGGCGGTGCTGGCCGCCCCGGCCATGGCCGACAACGCCGCCAAGGCCGACAGCAACGCGGCACGCCCGGCCAACACCTTGCAGTCGCTGGCCGAGCTGGATGGCAAGGCGCCCAGCCGGCGCCAGTTGAACATCCAGCACTGGAACACCGCCGAAGGTGCCCGGGTACTGTTCGTCGAGGCTCGCGAACTGCCGATGTTCGACCTGCGCATCACCTTCGCCGCCGGCAGCAGCCAGGATGGCGGAACGCCAGGCCTGGCTGCCCTGACCAACGCCATGCTCAACGAAGGCGTGGCCGGCAAGGACGTGACTGCCATCGCCGAAGGCTTCGAGGGCCTGGGCGCCGACTTTGGCAACGGCTCCTACCGCGATATGGCCGTGGCCTCGCTGCGCAGCCTCAGCGCCAAGGACAAGCGCGAACCGGCGCTCAAGCTGTTCGCCGAGGTGGCTGGCAAGCCGACCTTCCCCGAAGACGCCCTCAAGCGCATCAAGAACCAGATGCTGGCCGGCTTCGAGTATGAAAAGCAGAACCCCGGCAAGGTCGCTGGCAAGGCCCTGTTCGCCAAGCTCTACGGCGACCACCCCTACGCCCACCCGAGCGACGGCACCGCCGAAAGCATCAGTGGCATCACCCTGGCACAGCTGCGCGCCTTCCACGCCAAGGCCTACACCGGCGGCAACGCAGTCATCGCCCTGGTCGGCGACCTCAGCCGCGCCGAGGCCGAAGCCATCGCCGCCCAGGTATCAGCTGGCCTGCCCAAGGGCCCCGCGCTGGCCGCACCGGCCCAACCCGGCGAAGCCAAGGCAGGCCTGACCCACATCGACTTCCCGTCCAAGCAGACCCACCTGATGCTGGCCGAACTCGGCATCGACCGCCAGGACCCGGACTGGCCGGCCCTGTCACTGGGCAACCAGATCCTCGGCGGCGGTGCGTTCGGCACCCGGCTGATGAGCGAGGTGCGTGAAAAGCGCGGCCTGACCTACGGCGTGTACTCGGTGTTCAGCCCGATGCAGGTGCGCGGGCCGTTCATGATCAACCTGCAGACCCGTGCCGAACTCAGCGAGGGCACGCTCAAGCTGGTGCAGGATATTCTCGCCGACTACCTCAAGGCCGGCCCCACCCAGCAGGAGCTGGACGATGCCAAGCGCGAACTGGCCGGCAGCTTCCCGCTGTCCAATGCCAGCAACGCCAGCATCGTCGGCCAACTGGGTGCCATTGGCTTCTACAACCTGCCGCTGACCTGGCTGGAGGACTTCATGCAGCAGTCCCAGGCCCTCACCGTCGAGCAGGTAAGAACGGCCATGAACAAACACCTGTCAGCCGATAAACTGGTGATCGTCACCGCTGGCCCGAAAGTGCCGCAAAAACCGCTGCCAGCACCCACTGACAAGCCCTCCGAGCAGCCGCTCGGGGTACCGGAGCACTAA
- the rsmD gene encoding 16S rRNA (guanine(966)-N(2))-methyltransferase RsmD: MPRSTPPARPQPGQSKGQGHLRIIAGEWRSRRLAVPEGEGLRPTPDRVRETLFNWLAPYIEGARVLDAFTGSGALVLEALSRGAEDAVALDSNPAAIANLKNNLEILRCPRGQILQTDALRYLQGPAKQQFDVVFLDPPFHQDLLADTCNLLEQNQWLREQAWVYTESEAAPSTLQLPGNWRLHREKKTGQVHYALWQRG, from the coding sequence ATGCCAAGATCCACCCCTCCCGCCCGCCCGCAACCGGGCCAAAGCAAGGGCCAGGGCCACCTGCGCATCATCGCCGGCGAATGGCGCAGCCGCCGTCTGGCGGTGCCGGAAGGCGAAGGCCTGCGGCCAACGCCCGACCGCGTGCGCGAAACCCTGTTCAACTGGCTGGCGCCCTATATCGAGGGTGCCCGCGTGCTGGACGCCTTCACCGGCAGCGGCGCCCTGGTGCTCGAAGCCCTGTCCCGCGGGGCCGAGGACGCCGTCGCGCTGGACAGCAACCCGGCGGCCATCGCCAACCTGAAGAACAACCTCGAGATCCTGCGCTGCCCGCGCGGGCAAATCTTGCAGACCGACGCCCTGCGCTATCTGCAAGGCCCGGCCAAGCAGCAGTTCGACGTGGTGTTCCTCGACCCGCCGTTCCACCAGGACCTGCTGGCCGACACCTGCAACCTGCTGGAACAGAACCAGTGGCTGCGCGAGCAAGCGTGGGTCTACACAGAAAGCGAGGCTGCCCCGTCGACCTTGCAACTGCCAGGTAACTGGCGCCTGCATCGAGAGAAAAAGACCGGCCAGGTACATTACGCGCTCTGGCAGCGGGGCTAA
- a CDS encoding hydrolase, whose translation MPSPSATFRPALGLANPHLQTLWGPLWRKLPELQRNRERLWLADGDFIDLDWHGPHQPHAPLVLVLHGLTGSSHSPYVKGLQQALQGRGWASVAVNWRGCSGEPNLLPRSYHSGASEDLAEIVSHLRAQRPLAPLYAVGYSLGGNVLLKYLGESGVASQLQAAVAVSVPFRLDHCADRIGQGFSKVYQAHFMREMLAYVQLKQRHFHDKGQHEGLATLQRLGPLANLRTFWDFDGKVTAPLNGFRDAHDYYRRSSSHFFLGQNRTPTLIIHSSDDPFVSGHSLPTARELAPQTRFELHSRGGHVGFVDGSLRNPGYYLERRIPQWLVEGT comes from the coding sequence ATGCCCAGCCCCAGCGCAACGTTCCGTCCAGCCCTCGGCCTTGCCAATCCCCACTTGCAAACCTTGTGGGGACCATTGTGGCGAAAACTGCCAGAGCTGCAGCGCAACCGCGAGCGGCTATGGCTGGCCGATGGCGACTTCATCGACCTGGACTGGCATGGCCCGCACCAGCCCCACGCGCCGTTGGTGCTGGTGCTGCACGGTTTGACCGGCTCCTCCCACTCGCCCTACGTCAAAGGCTTGCAGCAAGCGCTGCAAGGCCGCGGCTGGGCCAGCGTGGCGGTGAACTGGCGCGGTTGCTCGGGCGAGCCCAACCTGCTGCCACGCAGCTACCATTCCGGCGCCAGCGAAGACCTGGCCGAAATCGTCAGCCACCTGCGTGCCCAGCGCCCGTTGGCGCCGTTGTATGCGGTGGGTTATTCGCTGGGGGGCAATGTGCTGCTGAAATACCTGGGCGAAAGCGGTGTCGCCAGCCAGTTGCAGGCTGCGGTAGCGGTGTCGGTGCCGTTTCGCCTGGACCACTGCGCCGACCGCATCGGCCAGGGCTTTTCAAAGGTGTACCAGGCGCATTTCATGCGCGAGATGCTGGCTTATGTGCAGCTCAAGCAGCGGCACTTCCACGACAAGGGCCAGCATGAAGGGCTGGCGACGCTGCAACGGCTGGGGCCGTTGGCCAACCTGCGCACGTTCTGGGATTTCGACGGCAAGGTCACCGCACCACTGAACGGTTTTCGCGATGCGCACGACTACTACCGCCGCTCATCGAGTCATTTTTTCCTCGGCCAGAACCGCACGCCGACGCTGATCATCCACTCCAGCGATGACCCTTTCGTCTCCGGCCACAGCCTGCCAACGGCCCGCGAACTGGCGCCGCAGACCCGCTTCGAACTGCACAGCCGCGGCGGCCATGTGGGCTTTGTCGATGGCAGCCTGCGCAACCCGGGCTATTACCTGGAGCGGCGGATTCCACAGTGGTTGGTGGAGGGCACATAA
- a CDS encoding M16 family metallopeptidase translates to MANLESAKEIELGQVPPLQAAAKCWQTAGGAKVSFIADHDRPMFDLALRFRAGNVLDGANPGLAAVTLYSLDQGTGELDAAQFAEQLAGYGAILGRRITDDSAVITLRCLSLPALRASVMQLFTQMLAYPAFKEPDVAKIRERLAFNRVRQASHPLVRLTNTTMAHVFRDHPYAASATTTASGTVNVEQIRDFHQKAYSANNLDIGLVGDLSREDAEQLIDELTRALPQEWAAAAPPPLPEHLPLVQHLTAAGSATRALLTLSSKASPSSPLFPALTLLNVILGTSYESRLTQELRTLRSLTYAIYSDLNPLDAACLLQIHWDIAPQYRDAAAALVSGIVACLRERGPSQAECDIAVNEIAAKLHHDLADSAKLARALATYSHQGLPGDHLATFLDRLQSLTPANLREAGQVWLGNATQVLVTVGPESVQLPLPETMKDDQ, encoded by the coding sequence ATGGCCAACCTGGAATCGGCCAAGGAAATCGAGCTTGGCCAGGTACCGCCCCTGCAAGCCGCCGCCAAATGTTGGCAAACCGCCGGCGGCGCAAAGGTCAGCTTCATCGCAGACCATGACCGCCCGATGTTCGACCTGGCCTTGCGCTTTCGAGCCGGCAACGTGCTTGACGGTGCCAACCCAGGCCTGGCTGCAGTTACCCTGTACAGCCTCGACCAAGGGACCGGGGAGCTCGATGCAGCACAGTTTGCCGAGCAGCTGGCCGGGTACGGGGCCATCCTCGGCAGAAGGATCACCGATGACAGTGCGGTCATCACACTCCGCTGCCTGAGCTTGCCCGCGCTACGCGCCAGCGTGATGCAACTGTTCACCCAGATGCTGGCATATCCTGCTTTCAAGGAGCCTGACGTGGCGAAAATCCGGGAGCGGCTGGCTTTCAACCGGGTCCGACAGGCCAGCCACCCACTGGTACGGCTTACCAACACCACGATGGCTCATGTTTTCCGTGATCATCCGTACGCTGCCAGCGCCACCACGACGGCCAGTGGCACCGTCAATGTCGAGCAGATCAGGGACTTCCACCAGAAGGCTTACTCGGCGAACAATCTGGATATTGGCCTGGTGGGGGACCTGAGCCGCGAAGACGCGGAGCAACTGATCGACGAACTCACCCGTGCCCTGCCGCAGGAGTGGGCCGCCGCCGCCCCGCCGCCACTCCCCGAACACCTGCCACTCGTGCAGCACCTGACCGCCGCCGGCAGCGCCACCCGGGCACTGTTGACGTTGTCCTCGAAAGCTTCGCCAAGCAGCCCGCTATTTCCGGCCTTGACGCTGCTCAACGTGATACTTGGCACCAGCTATGAATCACGCCTGACGCAAGAGTTGCGAACCCTGCGCAGCCTGACCTACGCCATCTACTCCGACCTCAACCCGCTGGATGCGGCATGCCTGCTGCAAATTCATTGGGACATCGCCCCGCAGTACCGGGATGCGGCAGCGGCCCTGGTGTCGGGGATTGTCGCGTGCCTGCGCGAACGAGGCCCAAGCCAGGCAGAGTGCGACATCGCTGTGAACGAAATTGCGGCCAAGCTGCATCACGACCTTGCAGACAGCGCCAAACTGGCCAGAGCACTTGCGACTTACAGCCACCAAGGGCTGCCAGGCGATCACCTTGCCACTTTTCTTGACAGGCTACAGTCGCTCACGCCTGCGAACCTGCGTGAAGCCGGGCAGGTGTGGTTGGGCAACGCGACGCAAGTGCTGGTGACCGTAGGCCCCGAGTCAGTGCAGCTGCCACTGCCGGAAACAATGAAGGACGACCAATAG
- a CDS encoding M16 family metallopeptidase gives MNALARRAAGLLLGTLCLPLAAFAADVQPTHEFILDNGLKVVVREDHRAPVVVSQIWYKVGSSYETPGQTGLSHALEHMMFKGSAKVGPGEASRILRDIGAEENAFTSDDYTAYYQVLARDRLPVALELEADRLASLRLPADEFSREIEVIKEERRLRTDDQPNSKAFELFRAMAYPASGYHTPTIGWMADLERMKVEELRHWYESWYAPNNATLVVVGDVTADEVKGLAQKYFGSIPKRAVPPAKLPLELAEPGQRQLTLHVRTQLPSLIYGFNVPGLSTAKDPRTVHALRLISALLDGGYSARMPARLERGQELVAGASSSYNAFTRGDSLFLISATPNVQKQKTLADVEKGVWQLLDELKTTPPSAEELERVRAQVIAGLVYDRDSISSQATTIGQLETVGLSWKLIDSELDELKRVTPQDIQNAARTYFTRERLSVAHVLPEESAHE, from the coding sequence ATGAATGCTCTAGCCCGCCGCGCCGCTGGCCTGTTGCTCGGCACGCTCTGCCTGCCGCTCGCGGCCTTCGCCGCCGATGTGCAACCCACCCACGAATTCATCCTCGACAACGGCCTGAAAGTAGTCGTGCGCGAGGACCACCGCGCCCCGGTGGTGGTCTCGCAGATCTGGTACAAGGTTGGCTCCAGCTACGAAACCCCGGGCCAGACCGGCCTTTCCCACGCGCTGGAACACATGATGTTCAAGGGCAGCGCCAAGGTCGGCCCCGGCGAGGCCTCGCGCATCCTGCGTGACATTGGCGCCGAAGAAAACGCCTTCACCAGCGACGACTACACCGCCTATTACCAGGTGCTGGCGCGCGACCGCCTGCCGGTGGCCCTGGAACTCGAGGCCGACCGCCTGGCCAGCCTGCGCCTGCCCGCTGACGAATTCAGCCGTGAAATCGAGGTGATCAAGGAAGAACGCCGCCTGCGCACCGACGACCAGCCCAACTCCAAGGCGTTCGAGCTGTTCCGCGCCATGGCCTACCCGGCCAGCGGCTACCACACCCCGACCATCGGCTGGATGGCCGACCTGGAGCGCATGAAGGTCGAGGAACTGCGCCACTGGTACGAATCCTGGTACGCCCCCAACAACGCTACCCTGGTGGTAGTCGGCGATGTCACCGCCGATGAGGTCAAGGGCCTGGCGCAGAAGTACTTCGGCAGCATCCCCAAGCGTGCCGTGCCGCCGGCCAAGTTGCCGCTCGAACTGGCCGAACCAGGCCAGCGCCAGCTGACCCTGCACGTGCGCACCCAGTTGCCGAGCCTGATCTACGGTTTCAACGTACCTGGCCTGTCCACCGCCAAGGACCCGCGTACGGTGCATGCCCTGCGCCTGATCTCGGCGCTGCTCGACGGCGGCTACAGCGCCCGCATGCCGGCACGCCTGGAACGTGGCCAGGAGCTGGTGGCCGGTGCTTCTTCCAGCTACAACGCCTTCACCCGCGGCGACAGCCTGTTCCTGATCTCGGCCACGCCGAACGTGCAGAAGCAGAAAACCCTCGCCGATGTCGAGAAAGGCGTCTGGCAGCTGCTGGATGAGCTCAAGACCACCCCACCCAGCGCCGAAGAGCTGGAGCGCGTACGCGCCCAGGTCATTGCCGGCCTGGTCTACGACCGCGACTCCATCAGCAGCCAGGCCACTACCATCGGCCAGCTGGAAACCGTCGGCCTGTCCTGGAAGCTGATCGACAGCGAGCTGGACGAGCTCAAGCGCGTTACCCCGCAGGACATCCAGAACGCCGCGCGCACCTACTTCACCCGCGAACGCCTGAGCGTTGCCCATGTACTGCCCGAGGAGTCCGCTCATGAGTGA
- a CDS encoding M16 family metallopeptidase, whose product MSCTTTSPLQHFTLENGLSVYLRENHKTSLAAVQLWYHIGSSHEPAGHTNLSHVLEHLIFAGSSKLPAGQYSRVIARIGGNANASTHLDATSYEISLPASRLPIALEIMADAMSTATFGQAEMEREIKAVEDERRLKLDVQPDQQAYDQHNALAHGTSPYAGPSFGYPADLDSIDLAALRTWYRSWYQPNNATLVVVGSVDLPTLRQHVARYFAGVPKAPVADRPVPRHDTQLQARSHTVSLPGLREGLFMSFNVPGRATAPDAGTSLALTLLCDLLGAGFSSRLYSDLVRDRRLLTGVRVSYEPLVRGDTLLTISAYVNTTHATPEDAAQAVYEHVQALRSVALPEAELQRAKLRMLARRLFDLDALTAQADELGAAAAAGLPASVIDEDFPLIRDLDSATVQQVAVAYLGRERLTTTYLRPGVPA is encoded by the coding sequence TTGTCCTGCACCACTACCTCGCCATTGCAGCACTTCACGCTGGAAAACGGCCTGTCCGTTTACTTGCGAGAAAATCACAAGACATCTCTGGCCGCAGTCCAACTCTGGTACCACATAGGCTCAAGCCATGAGCCTGCCGGCCACACGAACCTGTCTCACGTACTGGAGCACCTGATCTTCGCAGGCAGCAGCAAACTGCCCGCCGGCCAATACAGCCGGGTGATCGCACGCATAGGGGGCAATGCCAATGCCTCCACCCACCTGGACGCCACCTCCTATGAAATCTCGCTACCGGCCAGCCGCCTGCCCATAGCGTTGGAAATCATGGCCGATGCCATGAGCACCGCAACCTTCGGCCAAGCGGAGATGGAAAGGGAGATAAAGGCGGTGGAGGACGAGCGCCGGCTCAAGCTGGACGTCCAGCCCGACCAACAGGCATACGATCAGCATAACGCTCTGGCCCATGGCACCAGCCCTTATGCAGGCCCGAGCTTCGGTTATCCGGCAGACCTGGACAGCATCGACCTGGCGGCGCTGCGAACCTGGTACAGGTCCTGGTATCAGCCCAACAACGCAACGCTTGTGGTAGTCGGCAGCGTTGACCTGCCAACGCTCCGGCAGCATGTGGCGCGTTACTTCGCAGGCGTGCCGAAAGCGCCTGTCGCCGACCGGCCTGTTCCACGCCATGACACTCAACTGCAGGCCCGCAGCCACACCGTAAGCCTGCCAGGGTTACGCGAGGGGCTGTTCATGTCATTCAACGTTCCAGGCCGAGCAACAGCCCCCGACGCCGGGACATCGCTTGCCCTGACCCTGCTTTGCGACTTGCTTGGCGCAGGTTTCAGCTCCCGGCTGTACAGCGACCTGGTACGGGACAGGCGCCTGCTTACAGGTGTGCGAGTGTCCTACGAGCCCTTGGTACGTGGCGACACACTGTTGACGATTTCAGCCTACGTGAACACCACCCACGCCACACCGGAAGACGCCGCCCAAGCCGTTTACGAGCATGTGCAGGCGCTGCGCAGCGTTGCCTTGCCGGAAGCAGAGCTGCAACGCGCCAAGTTGCGCATGCTCGCCCGACGGCTATTCGACCTTGACGCGCTCACCGCCCAGGCAGACGAGCTGGGCGCCGCTGCCGCCGCCGGTTTGCCAGCATCGGTGATTGACGAGGACTTCCCTCTCATCCGGGACCTCGACAGCGCGACAGTGCAACAGGTGGCGGTTGCCTATCTGGGGCGCGAACGGCTGACCACAACCTACCTTCGGCCAGGAGTGCCAGCATGA